CGAAAGCGGCACGGGTAAAGAAGTACTTGCTCGTTCAATACATGAATCAAGCGATCGTAAAGACCAACCATTTATCGCGATTAACTGTGCCTCAATACCCGAGAACTTACTCGAAAGTGAACTGTTTGGTTACGAACGGGGCGCTTTTACTGGTGCAGTAAAGATGACGAAAGGTAAAGTAGAATGCGCCGAAGGTGGCACTCTATTTTTGGACGAAATTGGCGATATGCCCTTAGCATTGCAAGCCAAAATCTTACGTTTTTTACAAGAAAAAGTTATTACCCGTATTGGCGGTCGACAAGAGATCTCCGTTAACGTTCGCATTGTCTGCGCAACCCACCAAAATTTGCCAGAGATGGTGACTGAAAAATCATTTCGTGAAGACTTGTTTTATCGTATCAGTGAAATGACTATCAATATTCCACCGCTGCGAGAACGTGATGAAGACATCATCTTAATTGCACGTGCTGCGCTACAAAAAAACTGTGAACAAATGGGTAAGCAGATCAATGGCTTTACTGAAGATGCAATCCAAGCACTGATGCAATATCCATGGCCTGGTAATGTCCGCGAACTACAAAACCGAGTAAAAAGTGCCTGTATTATGGCCGATGGAAAAAACATTACTGTGCAAGATTTGGCGCTACCCATCACACAAGACACACCAACATTAGACATTAATTTAAAACATGTTCGCGAAGCAGCAGAGAAACAAGCGATCTGTCGAGCGCTATCAATGAGTGATGGCAACATGTCTAATACTGCTGGACTGCTAGGCATCACTCGGCCCACTTTATATGCGCTACTGGATAAATTCTCTCTTCGTAAAAAGAGTGAGTAGTAAGAGGTGAATAGCTACCAATAATAGTAAGTCAATCGACAAGCACAATGATGATAGGAATGGCAAAGTGGAGCCCCATGGATTGGTTTATGTGGCTCTGTATTCAGCATTTACCTAAATGAATGACTTACATTTAGGCACAACTAGTTAGCGATTTTTTCTGACGATTATTAGGGTAAACGGAGGAAATGATGCATCAACACGATAAAGGACGGCTATTGCGGCCTGATGTTTGGTTACAGCGCCTAGTGTCTACACCGCTCATTTCTCTTGGTGTGATTGGCTTGTTGATCATCATTGCTTCCATTGGCATTAAAGATTTGCAGTTTCGAGGCGATTACAACATCTTCTTCGATAAAGGTAACGAGCAACTGCTCTCCTTTGAACGCATTCAAGCGGAATTTGCAAAAACCGATAATTTAGCGATTTTGGTGGCACCCGATAATGGCAATGTATTTACTCCCA
This genomic window from Vibrio tritonius contains:
- the prsR gene encoding PEP-CTERM-box response regulator transcription factor, whose product is METLLIIEDDRGIQNQLKWAFDDYTVIPAHDRDSALIALRRYEPKVVALDLGLPPDPDNSSEGFKILQEILSIAPKTKIIVMTGNDEKDSAHQAIKMGAIDFHHKPLNESDLSVIINRAMFIANLEIENETLKKHSLEHNGFIGHSPKIQRVCELIERIAPTDVSTLLLGESGTGKEVLARSIHESSDRKDQPFIAINCASIPENLLESELFGYERGAFTGAVKMTKGKVECAEGGTLFLDEIGDMPLALQAKILRFLQEKVITRIGGRQEISVNVRIVCATHQNLPEMVTEKSFREDLFYRISEMTINIPPLRERDEDIILIARAALQKNCEQMGKQINGFTEDAIQALMQYPWPGNVRELQNRVKSACIMADGKNITVQDLALPITQDTPTLDINLKHVREAAEKQAICRALSMSDGNMSNTAGLLGITRPTLYALLDKFSLRKKSE